The following DNA comes from Quercus robur chromosome 1, dhQueRobu3.1, whole genome shotgun sequence.
TATCCTCCATGAAAAGAGGTAATTAAAAAGTGCAAGAAAGTAGATGAAAAAGGAGTGAATGGTGTGGCTCTAATTAATGTTCAATTGACCTATCTTATTAGAttcattaatcacatgaaaagTAGATTTGTTATTAGACCATTGTTTTCCTAAAGAGGGGAAAAGACCCACCATCtttaaaagttattataacataattCAAAATGGAGACATGCAAATGTTTTATGTTTAATACAAACAGCGAGTCTATTATGAGTCATATCGTTGAAAACACTTTTTTGACGGATTATACATCatgtatattattaaaaaaaaaaaaaaaaaaagttacaacaATGTGTTTTGCTCTACGAACATAGACGTGTCCACATTCTAACATGTCCAATGTAACTGGTGCACTGGACACAATCCAAATCGTAGCTTCACTACACTCCACTACGCCCATAAGGCCTCCAACTTAATGGCCTAATAACAAATATAAGCGAACTTCAACATCTTATAACATCTCACACTTATTGATGACTACTTGCCTATCTAGTATTGTTGAATGTCTCATGATGTGCTGTTAATTGCCGTAGGGTGTGCAGCTGAATGCTCCATATATGGTGTCATTACTACAAAACACTTAATATCATTCTTTGTCGAATTCCTTAGGGTGCCATTCCTAAACACCTTCCACCTTGGCTGAATACCTCAATATGTAGTTGCTAATTGCTTTCCATCTCTACCATGGCAGGTATCTCACACTTGCAATCTCAAAATTCTAACAAAAGTCATATATATGGCTCATTTCAAGATCAATGTGCCAATATTAACGTTTCTAAATCTTCTTGGGTAACTATCACCCCGTTGAATCCTACTTGTAATATGTGTCTCTAATTCAAAGGCAAGCCAAACAACTAGAGTATAAGATAAGTCTTGTACGTTATAAGCAATTTTCTTTGTTATATTTAAGTTACACGTACGTGTTTATTTCTTGCTTACTTTATCTTCATATATAGAAAAGCTCTTACACTCCATATCACTAAATTTTAGGATCCTCTTACAccctttataattttatttcacCTACTCCTTATGTTATTTCATAGTCTAAGAGCAAACACAGTGGTAGTAGCCATCGGATGACCATGAATTTCAAACTCCACTTCCTAAGCAAATCTAGATCTACCCTCCGACATATATCAAAATGCAACAAGTGTACCGGTCACAAAAAGATCCCAACAGCTATCATGCATAATGACTACAATTTGATAAAATAATCGAGTTCTGTTAACGGGTACCCTTGagacaattattaataaattattttaagaaaattttgtcaCCACTCTaattagaaatataaaaagggaaatgttaacaaatgTCCTAAGCAGCATCAtgagaaattattgtgtattctcggaataccataaatacgtactccatcctctcacataaatgatgggtcccactaattaaatttatggtgggactaccattcatgtgagagggagaagtacgcatttatgatattccgagaatatctaataattttcccatAAGCACATTGttggttttgaaactatttttagaaacattttataggaaaatgaataaaataattaatttttctaactgttttttatatttttcatgaaagtgattttaaaacatttttaatatagtttattaataatttcccAAGGGACACCCATTAATCCATATAAAAATCTgtcaaaacaattaatttattttttcttttcacataaaaagtttctaaaatacTTTACAAACCAAGTTAACATGATGACACCAACTAGTTTCTAGTTGCTTTGGAAAAGGGATTTATGGGGTTGGTGGCTCCAGCAGCATGGTGAGCTTGAGAGaacggtggtggtggtgactgGTGAGGGTGGGGGAGAGGCCTAATGGGCCGACAGGTTCACCTCTTTTGACTCCCCCGTTATCTTTAACTCTTCTTACTATGTACTAATTGCAATAAAGAGAGCCACTTCGAAACACTCAACTTGGGACCTATAATctaactttttccttttcctgcATCTCAATCATCCTCTTCTTTAATCTAATAATAGCAGTACTTCTCAACTCTATTGTCCACTTTCACTTTTTAAGAATCAAGCAAAATCTACCGATTGTACATCACTTTTTTTGTGCCATGCCACGTTTACTTACTTTGATCCTTAATTCCCGATATGAATGGGCACtcaattttggtcatttataaCATATTTCCCTAAGGATTTTCAGCTATAAAATGGGATCagcctattttttttaatcgttTTTGATGACGTCGATaaccgtcaccaatgggtcacaccgcaCTCGCGGCTCGActcgaacctgcacgacgaaacaaacaaaagaatccttcagagaagcaccggtgtggtgccggccgaaggctctccgacggtcaagttagaattcctttgtttttacttagtgcgttagagagggttcataaagcatacctcgatttctgtgggtattacgccttttatagtgataaggggttgactttccctttttggttcccacatcttttcaatgtgggactctactcccaattcttccaaacgtggtgagcaaggattctcatTACCGGACCATGGGCCCTTGCTGCGTCAgtagtgatgggccttcaaagctgggaccatacttacgcaggcccaagagacccaatccgtcaggcccattaaggtaagcccatcatgcccaatattttatcatcttcagttgcccccttcaccccaatgatCCGTCACCTTTAAGGTCAAAGGATCAGTGGGGTGACGGTTCTTACATATGGCTATGACGGATTCATGCAAAATAGAACGACGGTCCCAGCTGGATCAACCCGTCAAAGGAAGAATTATCAAGTTGACGGATACATGGCGGGTACAAATCTGTTGGtacgtactgacaggttgtcagcatttattaagcatgccacgtgtcactctctgaatggtcgttgtataggatcgaagcgtcgcttcgtcttccgtgcacttcctatatatataaggcgcctcactctttcatttttcaattttcactcagaaaacacttgtcagagcgaagccgtcaaccCTGTCAGAGAAAAGCCGTCAACCTTATCTGTGCAATCCGTCGAGGACGAATACCTGCTAACtacaccaaccgtcacctaTCCTCTGCTAAGTTCGGTAAGTGCTTCTAATTCActatagtcaagttacattctcgtccatgcattgttgttaggcttttCATATCCGTCAAcactttcaaacccgtcggtcttaggttttattgtcaattgtaggaaatgtctagtgcgtcaagtaaccagtcggtggttcgtgatgggacggaatacgaggatgtatacccgtccggtcataaagaccaagagagccccggcgaaagtaggagtccgtctgcctcctcttcatcctcaacaaatgaggatgtggagatagtcGAAGTAGAAGGTTCCGATGATGACGGGGATAAACAACTGGAGTCCGTTGTAGgcgctgatggactaaggcagttcatcatgttgccagagtggactgttcataggtttacatccgtcatcagggagagacatttcagcaccttcaggaccaacttccaaatcccagactatgtctccatccgtctaccatatgtgtcggagaagtgttattACGAAGGGGTAGACGGTGTAGGAGTGTACGACCAGGCattgaaggctggacttcgattcccgctttctacccttcatagggaactcttgcagtatctggggttgtccgtcacccagatatcccctaacgcctggagggtcttcatagccatggagattctttacggtGCAATGTCAAACGGGGAGAGGAAattgacggtccgtgaatttcttcactgttaccgtccagacgagatttctggatcaagggggatgtacagttttgccagtcggagccccttgttgaaggtgatctttgagaccccagactcaaatagagactggaagagtcggtacttcttcctggagggtgacagatggatgaaccatccaggggagacggagttcatgcccgtcgacacaacttgggcagttataaatcagacacgtatgcatccgtctaaattttgtgttgctTTTAATATCCGTCCAGTTatatgtgtatatcttgatcatctttctttgcaggtagacggcgcccacaagtcagCCTCGAGGAGTTTAGCTTCCTTGAAAAGGTTTGCAAGAAGactacgccggaggaaaggacttgggcgaagttggtgaacccgaggaccatacattggtactgcgacggtcctgagcccacccaagaagCGATAAGATACGACGAGCGAGTTCACAAACGTAAGCCCGTCAACTTTACTTGGTCATTtactttgctttattttgttttaatttcatccgtcattatttgcagagatggatgACGCAAAGAGGAGAGCTTTGATCAAGtcccaagccgtcaagaagagggaatccggcgaggaGGTTCCTAAGGCATCAGCTTCAGTCCCTAAAAGGAAACTGACGGTAAAATCCGACCGTCCCTTTAAGCAGccaaaggtctctcttgaacctgtggttggcttaatggctgagggtaacAAGGCCGTCACCCCAGCGAAGCAGGGAAAGGGCAAGGGATTGATGACGGTCCCAGacggtaagcaagagagacctccttcccttcttCGTGATGACTCTAAGTATGCATTGGAGAAActgtcgtccatcatcacggcaGAAGACTACGAAGACCTGggaaaccattcgacggaggccatgggggagacgggcctctttgccgtcgctcaggttggctatgtcaaataagtttttatacttttcttttttttctcctttttttttatttacattatgtgacggtctcttttctactcgcagtccttggtcatgatgaagggtctactggaccggtgtctcaaccgtgagagtGCCTTGGACCGGGTTCGCGCGAAGGcagagcagacggaggaagagctcggacaactCCATCAATGGAGGACCAAGATGGAGAGGAAGCTGGAGCTCTCTGAGAAGGTGAGGAAGGagatggaggagaagacggcCGCTGCGCTGACGGCCATAGAGAATAAAGAGGCGGAGATCAAGCAACTCAAAGCTGAGATCCGTCAGGCGAAAGAGGCAGCCGTCGAGGAGTATCGATGCTCGGAAACCTGTTTGGGCGAGCTGTCGGACTCCTTCCTTCAAGGCTTTGATGACTCtctccgtcaagtcaagaaggcTTATCCAGAGCTGGATTTGACGATGGTCAAACTTGAAGATcaagcccagacttctgccctccccgtcgcctcagaaaatacggaggacctttTTGGCGACGGTGCTACTCAAGGAGACGGAGATTCCGccccgtcgaaggatgtcccGGTtactgaagaaaagaaagattgatgcatatgtactttattttgtgaacaatccgtccttcttttttaattgtattaaacatTTGCCTTTGGGGGCTTTTTGCTTAATGTTAAGATATGCTTTTTACAATTGTTTAGTATTTTGTCTAAAGCTCCGTCTCCCTTCTTGGGGAAGGattttttgtgagaatattttgTTTGTCCGTCCGTATTGaggacttattatttttttttttttattgagcaCTTACAATTGAGGATCCGTTCATTCTGTGGTGTTGTATGACACTTTTGAACggacttataaaaattaacGTTGCCAGTGGTCCGTCCACTTTGCGTACTTGCTCTTTTATTATCCCTGTGGGATAGTCCGTCCACTGTGTGGACCTATATTTcttcaccttagtgatccgtccactttgtggacctatatttcatcaccttagtgatccgtccactttgtggacttacgtttcatcaccttagtgatccgtccactttgtggacttacgtttcatcaccgtagtgatccgtccactttgtggacttacgtttcattaccttggtgatccgtccactttgtggacttacgtttcatcaccgtagtgatccgtccactttgtggacttacgtttcatcaccgtagtgatccgtccactttgtggactaatgtttcatcaccttagttatccgtccactttgtggacttacgtttcatcaccgtagtgatccgtccactttgtggacttacgtttcatcaccgtagtgatccgtccactttgtggacttacgtttcatcaccttggtgatccgtccactttgtggacttacgtttcatcaccgtagtgatccgtccactttgtggacttacgtttcatcaccttggtgatccgtccactttgtggacttacgtttcatcaccgtagtgatccgtccactttgtggacttacgtttcatcaccgtagtgatccgtccactttgtggactaatgtttcatcaccttagtgatccgtccgtccactttgtggacctaTATTTCACATCCGCACATTTGGTGGAACTCCGTTACTTTGTGGGCAATTGTAACGGCATTCaagtagaaaatcaaagttgatagaaatgtgtaaaggaaaagtgcctgcccccccgggcttaaaaaggcacgacaagattgtagcaaaaatagttaaacagttGATGGAAAAGTTAATAATGtcaaaaagtcttaaaagaaaaactggtTATCGTGTCGTTatcactggtagtatttcctcaagtgcTCAGCATTCCACGGATGCGGCAGCTTTTCTCCGTCTACagtctccaggtggtatgttcccttccttttccacgacgtaactctgtaaggtccttcccagttggggccgagttttccctgtgtagggtctctagttgtacccatgaccctcctgagtacgaggtctccaacttggaagcttctttgtcggacccgggagttgaaatgtctggacatgcgatcctggtatctagcgatcctctgTTCTGCTGCCGACCTGACCTCATCTataaggtccagctgtagcctcatggattcgtcattccttccctcgtcgtggttgtgaaccctgtagcttgtgagcccaacttccgctgggatgactgcctcgctcccgtaggttagtcgaaacggtgtctctcctgtcggagtcctcgccgttgtcctatatgcccacagtatgcttggcagttcttctggccatatgccctttgccccctcgagccgagtcttgataatctttagcagggatcggtttgtgacctcaacctgaccgttagcctgaggatgggcgggggatgagtagtggttttttattcctagctgtgagcagaaatcacggaaggggccgttatcgaactgcctcccgttatctgagacaaggactctaggaataccaaacctacatactatgttccgccagacaaaacttctaatgttcttttctgtaatggtggccaaggcttccgcttctacccatttcgtgaagtagtcaatgcccactaccaagaactttagctgccttatcgccgttgggaaaggtcccatgatgtccagtccccactgagcgaacggccatggagccgttatgggggttagctcttcagctggctgtccgataaaattgctgaacctctggcatttgtcgcattTTTTAACGTAGGACtcagcatccttttgcatggtcggccagtaatacccagctcgtagcaatttgtgcaccaacgaccgcgatccagaatgattcccgcatattccttcgtgtacttccctcatcacgtagtctgcctcttcaaccccgagacatcttaggtaaggacgggagaaacctctcttgtaaaggatgtcttttatcaagacgaaccttgccgctcggacttttaactttctcgctgcctccttctcttcaggCAATATCCCATCCTTTAGGTATGAAGTTATctgcgtagtccagtttctttcggagcgtatctcctgcatgttgtcggggtctattagcggaaagatttgaacgAAGGAAAGCACATTACCCGGTGTTATCATATgctctgctgaagcggctttggctagccgatcagcgggctcattgtctcccctggggatctggacgaatattgcttttagcccgtcgactctagccctcacttgatcaagatatctcttcaacctttcccctttgcattcgtaatctccgtttacttgattggtcaccacttgagagtcgcaatgcacgaccacactttcagctccggcggctttgactaggtcgagtcctgctgctaccgcttcgtattctgcttcgttgttggtaatggggaagtcgagacggaccatagaTTCAATctcgtctccttcaggtgacagcaatattatgccggctcctccaactcgcttattggatgatccgtcggtgtagatgttccactgggggggttcttccgcccccttgtccgcgtcatgcgtaaactctgctatgaagtcggctacagcttgtcctttaattgccacacgtggacggtatttgatgtcaaactcactcaattcaattgcccacagcgtcagtcgacctgcggcctcaggattacttagtgcccttcgcaagggcttgtcggtcattacgttcacggtatgggcttgaaagtagggcttgagcttgcgagccgccgtgaccaacgcaaaagcgagtttctccataggttggtatctttcctcggcaccgcggagcgcccggctggcgtagtacacgggcttctgtgtcctgtcctcctctctgattaaggccgcgctgacggccacaGTGGAGacggccaaatagaggaagagctcttcacctggttgcgaggggctcagtagaggtggtgaagatagataggtttttaactcctcgaatgctcgttgacactcgtccgtccactcgaatgaccttttcaatgttcggaagaaaggtaaacatttgtccgtcgctctcgacacgaatctattcaatgccgctaccttgccgttaaggctctgtacttccttcacgtttctcgggggggccatctccattatggctcggattttgtccgggttagcttcgatccccctttgagataccatgaatcctaggaattttccgGCCGTTACACCAAACgcgcactttcccggattgagcttcatgttgtaggatcggagcgtgccgaatgtttccttgagatcttccaaatggtcttcctccttccggctcttcaccagcatgtcatcgacataaacttggacgttcctcccgatttgctgtgcgaacatcttgttcattagtctctggtatgttgcccctgcattcttcagaccgaatggcattactttgtaacagaagagaccttgactggttacaaacgaagtcttctcctggtcgtcctcgtgcatgcggatctggttataacccgagaaagcatccatgaagcttagcaattggtgttgagccgtcgagtccacTAGGATGTcaacccttggaaggggatagctatctttggggcatgctttgttaagatcggtgaagtccacgcacatccgccatttgccactcgttttcttcaccattaccacattcgccagccaatcggggtagtagacttccctgatgaagcttgcatcttggagtttgcggacctcttccgctattgcttggtctcgttccggggcgaatactctcttcttttgtcggacgggtgggaacgaggg
Coding sequences within:
- the LOC126715328 gene encoding uncharacterized protein LOC126715328, which produces MVLTRSMATTNDVHEEAPTTALERQVKTLAAAVERLTKRNHDLVEQLNQKSAAVNSQGDQEGNSAERRNNDGPQESNAPSKQVRRDTSIPSVTDTAPQPIIAEMQAMKEQMEVLMNALKGRVSSDLDDLVNRTDSPFTASVNSFPLPSKFRMPSMDSYDGIRDPLDHLETFKTLMHLQGVADAIMCRAFPTTLKGAARIWFSRLTPNSIGTFKELSAQFTTHFIGGHRYKKSTACLMNIKQREEETLRAYISRFNKEALSIDEADDKILVAAFTNGLKGGKFLFSLYKNDPKTMSEVLYRATKYMNAEDALLAREDRPKKRDRQEDPRQDQGRKRGRMGDRREERRPKPMGGRFTSFTPLTAPIDQVLMQIKDEGSLTFPGKLKSDPNKRSRDKYCRFHRDHGHDTADCYDLKQQIETLIRQGKLKKFVSKERTDQPPQEQHPRRENERPRPPLGDIRMIIGGTGAAGSSKKARKTYLRMVQNVQLAGTVPKMARREGPIIGFSEEDARRLHHPHDDALVVTLRAGDYNIHRVLVDNGSSADILYYPAFQQMRIDRELLIPTNAPLVGFGGSRIFPLGAVTLSVTVGDYPQQITKDVTFLVVDCSSAYNAIIGRPTLNSWKAATSTYHLMIKFPTEYGVGELRGSQIAARECYVAMMEVEDQIQALNIEEHRTTAEPTEKLEEIVLDSSNSDRTTRIGTLAKPAIRQELVAFLRSNKDVFAWSHDDMPGIDPSVMVHKLNVLPSFPPVRQKKRVFAPERDQAIAEEVRKLQDASFIREVYYPDWLANVVMVKKTSGKWRMCVDFTDLNKACPKDSYPLPRVDILVDSTAQHQLLSFMDAFSGYNQIRMHEDDQEKTSFVTSQGLFCYKVMPFGLKNAGATYQRLMNKMFAQQIGRNVQVYVDDMLVKSRKEEDHLEDLKETFGTLRSYNMKLNPGKCAFGVTAGKFLGFMVSQRGIEANPDKIRAIMEMAPPRNVKEVQSLNGKVAALNRFVSRATDKCLPFFRTLKRSFEWTDECQRAFEELKTYLSSPPLLSPSQPGEELFLYLAVSTVAVSAALIREEDRTQKPVYYASRALRGAEERYQPMEKLAFALVTAARKLKPYFQAHTVNVMTDKPLRRALSNPEAAGRLTLWAIELSEFDIKYRPRVAIKGQAVADFIAEFTHDADKGAEEPPQWNIYTDGSSNKRVGGAGIILLSPEGDEIESMVRLDFPITNNEAEYEAVAAGLDLVKAAGAESVVVHCDSQVVTNQVNGDYECKGERLKRYLDQVRARVDGLKAIFVQIPRGDNEPADRLAKAASAEHMITPGNVLSFVQIFPLIDPDNMQEIRSERNWTTQITSYLKDGILPEEKEAARKLKVRAARFVLIKDILYKRGFSRPYLRCLGVEEADYVMREVHEGICGNHSGSRSLVHKLLRAGYYWPTMQKDAESYVKKCDKCQRFSNFIGQPAEELTPITAPWPFAQWGLDIMGPFPTAIRQLKFLVVGIDYFTKWVEAEALATITEKNIRSFVWRNIVCRFGIPRVLVSDNGRQFDNGPFRDFCSQLGIKNHYSSPAHPQANGQVEVTNRSLLKIIKTRLEGAKGIWPEELPSILWAYRTTARTPTGETPFRLTYGSEAVIPAEVGLTSYRVHNHDEGRNDESMRLQLDLIDEVRSAAEQRIARYQDRMSRHFNSRVRQRSFQVGDLVLRRVMGTTRDPTQGKLGPNWEGPYRVTSWKRKGTYHLETVDGEKLPHPWNAEHLRKYYQ
- the LOC126715357 gene encoding uncharacterized protein LOC126715357, which codes for MEILYGAMSNGERKLTVREFLHCYRPDEISGSRGMYSFASRSPLLKVIFETPDSNRDWKSRYFFLEGDRWMNHPGETEFMPVDTTWAVINQTRRRRPQVSLEEFSFLEKVCKKTTPEERTWAKLVNPRTIHWYCDGPEPTQEAIRYDERVHKQMDDAKRRALIKSQAVKKRESGEEVPKASASVPKRKLTVKSDRPFKQPKVSLEPVVGLMAEGNKAVTPAKQGKGKGLMTVPDGKQERPPSLLRDDSKYALEKLSSIITAEDYEDLGNHSTEAMGETGLFAVAQSLVMMKGLLDRCLNRESALDRVRAKAEQTEEELGQLHQWRTKMERKLELSEKVRKEMEEKTAAALTAIENKEAEIKQLKAEIRQAKEAAVEEYRCSETCLGELSDSFLQGFDDSLRQVKKAYPELDLTMVKLEDQAQTSALPVASENTEDLFGDGATQGDGDSAPSKDVPVTEEKKD